The nucleotide window GCTGATATTGGGGAAAAGATACCCATGTTAGATAGCGGCAAGAGTGCGGTAATCTCTCTTTAAATATACTAGTATGTGCTCtttaaatcttcaatttccaatatttgatatatttcaacttgaaaaattttagatcATCAGTTACGTGTTCAAGCTGCATAGAGAGAAGCGATTAGATCTGAGATTATATCGAAAGGAATGGGTAGTTGCCTCATGTTGTGCTACAGGCTCTTACTTTTCTACTCTTCTCTACTCAGTGCATTTCAATTTTAGTGCTAGCCTGTAAATTTTGTTTCTAGAGACAATTGAGTTGTGTTCTGTCTTTGAACGATATAGCGATAAGGCTCACTTAGTGAAGATCTGGTGTTAAAAGGTTTCAAGTTCGATCACAAGCAGGAGATGCCTCAGAAACAAGGAATTTTTACGTTACTATTCTGTGTTCTCGGCGTTTATGCCTGCTTCCTCACATGGGCTCTTGTTCAAGAGCCCTTAAGTACCAGAGTATGGCCAGAAAgcaatcaaaaatttcaagcaCCCTCTGTAATTGCCATTGCGCAAGCCAGTGTTGCTATGCTTGTTGGAGGGGTTTATCTGAAGTGGCGGAAATTGGGCTATAAAccatttgatttcatttttgatcatGGAAAGGAACTTGCATTAATATCCTTTACTCAAAGTACTTCAACACCATTGGCTAGTTATTCATTACACCATGTTGAGTATCTCACATATATGCTTGCCAAATCATGCAAAATGATTCCTATATTGCTTGTGCATTTGCTTCTGTATAGAACATCAATTCcaaggaaaatgaaagtgcTTGCGCTAGTTGTAAGCATGGGAGTGGTGGTTTTCACTGTGGGAGGTTGGAAACCAAAGTCTATTGAAAGTGGTTCTGGTGATAGACATGGAACAAAGGGATATGTGCTCTTGTTGCTGAGTTTATTCTTAGATGGGATGACCAATGCAACTCAAGATAATCTTCTTAAAAGCAATAAACCAAAAGTTAACAAAagttccaaaaaaaaaattactgGAGCTCATCTGATGTTCGCACTAAACATGTTCATAATTATTTGGAATGCACTATATCTGAAGGTGCTAGATCGTCAACAATGGGAAAAAGCCAAAGTTCTTCTACGGAAGGATCCAGAGATTTTAAACTATCTTTTCACGTATGCATGCTGCGGTGCGATTGGGCAatgcttcattttttatacaCTGGAAAAATACGGTTCTCTCGTTCTGGTTATGATTACTGTCACCAGAAAGATGATGTCTATGATACTAAGCATTGCGGTTTTCGGAAAAAGAGTAAATCCTATTCAATGGGCAGGTATCATCATCGTATTCGGTGGTATCACTTTCGAAGCTattggaaaaatgaaaacaaagcGTTTGCCTTCGAAAAGTAAACTTCATTAGGTACTCTATAAACTACTTAATCTTACCTAACGAATCcctttctttatttttcttgagaCCGCTTTAACCTCTCTCTTAGCTCATCATCCCAAGCGTAGACATATAAACCCTTTACACCTCTCGTTAAGAGTACATTGATGCTATTCATTATAATCTTTTGTTTCACTTGGGGAACCTCcatgatatttttctttttagtGAAACCTGCGCGATCATCATACAGCTCCGGTTTGAGCTTTATACAGTCATTTTTAGCATCATAGCCAACCGATCTGCCCAGAATGACGCCTGCATAATTCAAATCAAAGCCCTGGATTGTATATACACTTCCAACTTCATCAATGGTATCTTTTCTCTCACTCCAAGGTAAGACGGCTCGTGGGGTATATCTATCCCAGCGGACGTTAAAGTTTTCACCACATTTAACAAAATAGTCTTTTCCATCCAGTCTGTAGGGAAAGTCATAGGTTGACAACATTCTACACTGGCCATACTTCGAGTCTAATTCTTTTAAGGAATCGTACATGGCCCCGCAATCATCCCAAATCTTAAAGTCAAATCCCAGATTGTCAATGCTTTTAGGAAATCTAGGTATTTTACCCTCGACACTAATACAGTTAATCCATTGTAAAACGTCCGCAGGTGCTGCAACCCTGAATTGCTGCTTTAAATAGTACCAATCCCTGTTTCCTTTGGCGACTTGATCGTAATAAGAACGTATATTTGCACCATTTTTTGTGTTCTCATCCCAATAGCATCCCATTCTAAGTGCCTGCTTATCATCATAAACAATAATTAAAACCTTAGCTAATGACATCAAATCACTCAGATGGTTCTCACCATAGAAGCGCTTGAAAGCATCCTTTGAGGTTGCTAACAAATGTCCCTCGTCGATAATAATTATATCTGCCATTGTTTTCTGCTTTGTCAACGCATTGATCAATGAGGTTGGACGTTCCAAAGACGAGCTAGAGATATACTTGAAAGATTTACTGATTCTAAGATATAGTTTTAGCATCTCAGGATGATTCACCACAAGATAGTTTTTAGTCCCTTGGAGAATATCTACGTCTTCATTAAGTTTTTGACTTGCTTGGCGTTGTATCTCATTGAATAAGGAGTTCAATATAACAGATTTTCCCGTACCAGCATCTCCCTGGATCACAAACAATGAAGGGCCATTTCCCGGTTTGTAATTGCTCAGGTgggtttttgaaaagtcgAGAATCCTGTGGCGCAACTGCGCCTGTTCATTCGAGAGCTTTACATGGGATAACTTATCCACAGCAACTGATTGCGAAACCACATTGCTCATTTTCTTCGCTCTCTTGAACTCACTAACACCAGTggtcattttcaattgctttcTTAGAGAGACTTTCATActcgaaattttttttcattatgGAAGGAGATCCATATATATGGATTAGAAGCTCGGCATGATATGAAAACATACCATTGAGAACTAATAAAAACACAATCCAAAACTTATCAATACTAAACAAATCTCAACTGGAAGTACGCATATTATGACAGCCTGGTCTAAGTTTCTACCACTTCATGGAAAGCCTCCATCTGCTTTGAGTATTGGTTTGATGGTTTTccttccatttctttttctattGAACAAGTTGATCCCTATTAATGATAAGATGAGCTTATCACCAAAATCGATATTCAATTTGGGCAGGCTCTCTAATTATCCTTTGATCCATCTATCGTTGACACATCTTATTTTTAACATGTTGGCGCTTTTTGGTCCTTTAAATATATTTGAAGCCCAGCATGGTACTGTGCATACAGGAGTGTTTCTAAATTTATCAGCACTTTTATCAGGGTTAATGTACTGTATCGTGGGGAAACTAATTTATCCCGATGTTAGTGTTGCTGGTGCTAGCGGATGGTGTTTTACGCTTTTTGGATACTTCAGCGTAAAGGAATCAACAGTAAATCCTAGGTATGAGATTCGTGGAACATCCTATTCTTTTCCAACCCTCTATATGCCTTTTGTGATGTTAGtattcatttctttgattaTACCAGGTGCAAGTTTCTGGGGACATCTGTTTGGACTGCTAGTAGGTTATTTCATTGGTTTTAAGGAGTCCCTATTTAGCAAATTAATGCCTCCAAGCTGGATTATCATCAAGATAGAAGCAAAATTAGATAGACTGATTAAATTGATTCCATCATGGGTTAAATACTATAAAGAGGAAGATATGACGGGAAGATCGACGACCGAGTATACGTCTAT belongs to Zygotorulaspora mrakii chromosome 1, complete sequence and includes:
- the HUT1 gene encoding UDP-galactose transporter HUT1 (similar to Saccharomyces cerevisiae HUT1 (YPL244C); ancestral locus Anc_6.272) yields the protein MPQKQGIFTLLFCVLGVYACFLTWALVQEPLSTRVWPESNQKFQAPSVIAIAQASVAMLVGGVYLKWRKLGYKPFDFIFDHGKELALISFTQSTSTPLASYSLHHVEYLTYMLAKSCKMIPILLVHLLLYRTSIPRKMKVLALVVSMGVVVFTVGGWKPKSIESGSGDRHGTKGYVLLLLSLFLDGMTNATQDNLLKSNKPKVNKSSKKKITGAHLMFALNMFIIIWNALYLKVLDRQQWEKAKVLLRKDPEILNYLFTYACCGAIGQCFIFYTLEKYGSLVLVMITVTRKMMSMILSIAVFGKRVNPIQWAGIIIVFGGITFEAIGKMKTKRLPSKSKLH
- a CDS encoding uncharacterized protein (similar to Saccharomyces cerevisiae YPL245W; ancestral locus Anc_6.273); protein product: MKVSLRKQLKMTTGVSEFKRAKKMSNVVSQSVAVDKLSHVKLSNEQAQLRHRILDFSKTHLSNYKPGNGPSLFVIQGDAGTGKSVILNSLFNEIQRQASQKLNEDVDILQGTKNYLVVNHPEMLKLYLRISKSFKYISSSSLERPTSLINALTKQKTMADIIIIDEGHLLATSKDAFKRFYGENHLSDLMSLAKVLIIVYDDKQALRMGCYWDENTKNGANIRSYYDQVAKGNRDWYYLKQQFRVAAPADVLQWINCISVEGKIPRFPKSIDNLGFDFKIWDDCGAMYDSLKELDSKYGQCRMLSTYDFPYRLDGKDYFVKCGENFNVRWDRYTPRAVLPWSERKDTIDEVGSVYTIQGFDLNYAGVILGRSVGYDAKNDCIKLKPELYDDRAGFTKKKNIMEVPQVKQKIIMNSINVLLTRGVKGLYVYAWDDELRERLKRSQEK
- the RBD2 gene encoding putative rhomboid protease RBD2 (similar to Saccharomyces cerevisiae RBD2 (YPL246C); ancestral locus Anc_6.274), translating into MTAWSKFLPLHGKPPSALSIGLMVFLPFLFLLNKLIPINDKMSLSPKSIFNLGRLSNYPLIHLSLTHLIFNMLALFGPLNIFEAQHGTVHTGVFLNLSALLSGLMYCIVGKLIYPDVSVAGASGWCFTLFGYFSVKESTVNPRYEIRGTSYSFPTLYMPFVMLVFISLIIPGASFWGHLFGLLVGYFIGFKESLFSKLMPPSWIIIKIEAKLDRLIKLIPSWVKYYKEEDMTGRSTTEYTSIFGTNLSLPLHTTDHQTSNSSGRVLGTAQS